In a single window of the Pseudohongiella acticola genome:
- the cobO gene encoding cob(I)yrinic acid a,c-diamide adenosyltransferase gives MESSNERNARHKKAMQRKKEHVDQRIAAATTDKGLVVVLTGNGKGKSSSAFGMLARSVGHGLRCGVVQFIKGQWECGEHLLFSQHPQVEFHVMNTGFTWETQDRDADISAAVSTWEHAEALLQNANVDVVLLDELTYMLTYGYLDADRVIRVLSERPAHQHVIITGRNANDRLIELADTVSDVTDIKHAFNAGVRVQKGIDY, from the coding sequence ATGGAGTCCAGCAACGAACGCAATGCTCGCCACAAAAAGGCAATGCAGCGCAAAAAAGAACATGTTGATCAACGCATAGCTGCCGCAACAACAGACAAAGGGCTTGTGGTTGTGCTGACCGGCAATGGCAAGGGCAAAAGTTCATCGGCCTTCGGCATGCTGGCACGCAGCGTCGGTCATGGGCTGCGCTGCGGGGTCGTGCAATTCATCAAAGGTCAATGGGAGTGCGGTGAACACCTGCTGTTCAGTCAGCACCCACAGGTTGAGTTTCACGTCATGAACACCGGCTTTACCTGGGAGACACAGGACCGTGATGCGGACATCAGCGCGGCCGTATCTACCTGGGAGCACGCCGAAGCACTGTTGCAGAACGCCAACGTTGACGTGGTGCTACTGGACGAATTGACTTACATGCTGACATACGGCTATCTGGATGCCGACAGGGTGATTCGGGTGCTGAGTGAGCGACCAGCGCATCAGCATGTCATCATTACCGGGCGCAATGCCAATGACCGTCTGATCGAACTGGCAGATACTGTCAGTGACGTCACGGACATCAAGCACGCGTTCAATGCCGGTGTCCGCGTGCAGAAAGGCATCGACTACTGA
- a CDS encoding cobalamin-binding protein → MSAVLWLLPWAVTASDDLSVTDALSVTDDDGTRITLTAPAKRIISLAPSMTELLFSVGAGEQLVGVMDYSDYPPEALTLPVVGRYDALDMERIVALQPDLIIAWRSGNPRGALNRLSELGFPVYVAEPDSLHSIGEHLARLGVITGHASRGEDLNQQFIEQIQQLRANYGNKTAIRVFYQVWHSPMISVGGEELINDMIQLCGGENIFAELPVGPKVNLEDVLARNPEVIIASGSSAQAPEWLEDWLDWPQLDAVAQQQLHVIPPDLVQRHSLRALQGATQMCEHIDQARR, encoded by the coding sequence ATGTCGGCAGTCCTGTGGCTGCTGCCATGGGCCGTGACTGCCAGCGACGATCTTTCCGTCACCGACGCCCTGTCTGTCACCGACGATGATGGCACTCGCATCACCTTGACCGCACCTGCAAAACGTATTATCAGTCTGGCGCCTTCCATGACCGAATTGCTGTTCAGTGTCGGCGCTGGCGAGCAGCTGGTAGGCGTCATGGACTACAGCGACTACCCACCTGAGGCCCTGACCCTGCCCGTGGTCGGGCGCTATGATGCACTGGATATGGAGCGCATTGTTGCACTGCAGCCAGACCTGATCATCGCCTGGCGTAGCGGCAATCCCCGCGGCGCCCTGAACCGTCTGTCTGAATTGGGATTTCCGGTTTATGTGGCGGAACCAGATTCCTTGCACAGCATTGGGGAACACCTGGCACGTCTTGGCGTGATCACTGGGCACGCCAGCAGAGGCGAAGACCTGAATCAGCAGTTCATTGAACAGATTCAACAGCTACGTGCCAACTATGGCAACAAAACAGCGATCAGGGTGTTTTACCAGGTATGGCACAGCCCGATGATCAGTGTCGGCGGAGAGGAACTGATCAATGACATGATCCAGCTGTGCGGGGGAGAGAATATATTTGCCGAGCTGCCGGTCGGCCCCAAGGTCAACCTGGAGGACGTACTGGCACGCAATCCGGAGGTCATTATTGCCAGCGGCTCGTCGGCACAGGCACCCGAGTGGCTTGAAGACTGGCTGGACTGGCCACAACTGGACGCGGTAGCGCAGCAACAGCTACATGTCATTCCACCGGACCTGGTGCAGCGGCATAGCCTGCGGGCCCTGCAGGGCGCCACCCAGATGTGCGAACATATTGACCAGGCTCGCCGCTAA
- the ribA gene encoding GTP cyclohydrolase II, giving the protein MRVKFVAQATLPTEWGEFTIHGFEDLVTGKEHVVLAMGDLSAAGPVLCRVHSECLTGDALFSLRCDCGPQLQYAMQAIAKAGRGMILYLRQEGRGIGLLNKIKAYSLQDLGADTVEANEQLGFAADGREYEVCQPMLAHFGVSDVRLLTNNPDKVEALEVLGITVSERVPIETGLNSHNESYLAVKVSKMGHLLKR; this is encoded by the coding sequence GTGAGAGTCAAATTTGTTGCCCAGGCAACCTTGCCCACTGAGTGGGGTGAATTTACCATCCATGGATTTGAGGATCTGGTAACGGGGAAAGAGCATGTTGTACTGGCCATGGGAGATCTGTCCGCCGCCGGACCCGTGCTGTGTCGTGTGCATTCCGAATGCCTGACCGGTGATGCCTTGTTCAGTCTGCGCTGTGACTGTGGCCCCCAATTGCAGTATGCCATGCAGGCGATAGCGAAGGCGGGTCGTGGCATGATTCTGTATCTGCGACAGGAAGGTCGCGGTATCGGCCTGCTGAACAAGATCAAGGCTTATTCTCTGCAGGACCTGGGCGCCGACACGGTAGAAGCGAATGAACAGCTTGGTTTTGCCGCGGACGGACGCGAGTATGAAGTCTGCCAACCGATGCTGGCACATTTTGGCGTCAGTGATGTGAGACTGCTGACCAATAATCCGGACAAGGTAGAAGCGCTGGAAGTGTTGGGGATCACGGTGTCGGAACGGGTGCCGATCGAGACCGGCCTTAACAGTCATAACGAAAGTTATCTCGCCGTCAAGGTCAGCAAGATGGGGCACCTGCTGAAGCGTTAG
- a CDS encoding phosphatidylglycerophosphatase A family protein, translated as MNKTPASVWRNPVHFLAFGLGSGAAPRAPGTFGTVAAVVIYLLLPPMGAGVYLLFLALSFVVGVWLCGRTAEDIGVHDHGGIVWDEFVGLWLTMFLAPPGWVWLALGFLLFRVFDVLKPWPIDWCDKYVEGGLGIMIDDVLAGLMALACLQLIAVLVL; from the coding sequence ATGAATAAGACACCGGCGTCGGTATGGCGCAATCCTGTCCACTTTCTGGCCTTTGGTCTGGGAAGCGGCGCTGCGCCCCGGGCGCCCGGGACCTTCGGCACAGTGGCTGCGGTGGTGATTTATCTGTTGCTGCCACCGATGGGCGCGGGTGTTTATCTGTTGTTCCTGGCGCTTAGCTTTGTTGTCGGCGTCTGGTTATGCGGGCGCACAGCAGAAGATATCGGTGTTCACGACCACGGTGGTATTGTCTGGGATGAATTTGTTGGCCTTTGGCTGACCATGTTTCTGGCGCCGCCCGGTTGGGTATGGCTGGCGCTGGGGTTTTTGCTGTTCCGTGTGTTTGATGTTCTTAAACCCTGGCCCATCGACTGGTGCGACAAGTACGTGGAAGGTGGTCTGGGTATCATGATTGATGATGTGCTTGCCGGGCTTATGGCGCTGGCTTGTCTACAGCTGATTGCTGTTCTGGTTCTGTGA
- the thiL gene encoding thiamine-phosphate kinase, translated as MALAEFELIRQYFATPALTFSRPGVVLGPGDDCALLQVPDGHVLAMSIDTLNDGVHFPSDADAEALAQRSLRVNLSDLAAMAAEPLGFTLALSLPKVSESWLQGFSQGLAACASQYQCSLLGGDTTRGPLAITIQVHGTVPIGAALRRSGARPGDAIYVTGTLGDAALALPYLTHKPGHDVANLSADEWAFLQAAFYQPEPRTQAGMALRGLASAAIDISDGLASDLNHILQASAAESGALGAIIESSQLPVSDLAAKLLTDQGRLSVLLGGGDDYELCVTVPPQCEAQAQAAISALGLRFTRVGEVVSASGIMVREAGGAPRPLQLSGYRHFGDEGDE; from the coding sequence GTGGCACTGGCCGAATTTGAGCTGATCAGGCAATATTTTGCGACCCCTGCGCTGACCTTTTCCCGACCTGGCGTTGTGCTCGGGCCCGGCGATGATTGTGCTCTGTTGCAGGTGCCTGACGGCCATGTGCTGGCGATGTCGATCGACACATTGAACGACGGCGTGCATTTCCCCAGTGATGCCGATGCGGAAGCGCTGGCTCAACGCAGCCTGCGGGTGAACCTGAGTGATCTGGCAGCGATGGCAGCGGAGCCCCTGGGTTTTACCCTGGCACTGAGTTTGCCGAAGGTGAGTGAGAGCTGGCTACAAGGGTTCAGTCAAGGCCTGGCAGCCTGTGCCAGCCAGTATCAATGCAGCCTGCTGGGTGGTGATACCACCCGGGGACCACTGGCAATTACCATTCAGGTACACGGAACGGTGCCGATTGGTGCAGCGTTGCGCCGCAGCGGAGCCCGGCCGGGTGATGCAATATATGTTACCGGCACGCTGGGTGATGCCGCCCTGGCGCTACCGTATCTGACACACAAACCGGGCCATGACGTAGCGAACCTGAGCGCTGACGAGTGGGCATTTCTGCAGGCTGCTTTTTACCAGCCGGAACCCCGTACACAGGCCGGCATGGCTTTGCGCGGTCTGGCATCGGCGGCTATCGATATCTCTGATGGTCTGGCCTCTGACCTCAACCACATCCTGCAGGCAAGTGCTGCTGAATCAGGCGCGCTGGGCGCCATCATAGAAAGCTCTCAGCTTCCGGTTTCTGATCTGGCTGCGAAATTACTGACAGACCAGGGGCGACTGTCTGTATTGCTTGGCGGCGGCGACGACTATGAGTTGTGCGTGACCGTGCCGCCGCAGTGCGAAGCGCAGGCGCAGGCGGCCATCAGTGCATTGGGACTGAGATTTACCCGGGTTGGCGAGGTGGTTAGCGCTTCAGGTATCATGGTGCGCGAGGCGGGCGGTGCTCCGCGGCCGTTGCAACTCAGCGGTTACCGACATTTCGGGGATGAGGGTGATGAATAA
- the nusB gene encoding transcription antitermination factor NusB: protein MIEIPGISGSLPDQAVPETDPEDKGAGELKGKKLNERQKARRMLLQALYQWEIARAPVNDILAEFLVYYQGKIDREFFKQVFPDVISHVDELDEMLRPWLDREIKSLDPIELSLLRLGLYELAHRIDVPYKVVINEAVELAKVFGATDGHKYINGVLDRAARQLRELEQRGTGRI from the coding sequence GTGATTGAGATACCAGGAATCAGCGGCTCATTGCCTGACCAGGCTGTACCCGAGACAGATCCGGAAGACAAAGGCGCCGGTGAACTCAAAGGCAAGAAGCTGAACGAGCGGCAGAAGGCCCGCCGGATGTTATTGCAGGCCCTGTATCAGTGGGAAATTGCGCGTGCGCCCGTTAACGATATCCTGGCCGAGTTTCTGGTGTATTACCAGGGCAAAATCGACCGCGAGTTCTTTAAACAGGTATTTCCCGATGTCATTTCCCATGTCGACGAACTGGATGAAATGCTGCGGCCGTGGCTGGACCGTGAAATAAAGTCACTTGACCCTATTGAATTGTCATTGCTTCGCCTTGGCCTCTATGAGTTGGCGCACCGCATTGATGTACCCTATAAAGTTGTCATCAATGAGGCGGTCGAACTGGCCAAGGTGTTCGGCGCGACCGATGGGCACAAATACATCAATGGCGTGCTGGATCGGGCCGCCAGACAATTGCGAGAACTGGAGCAGCGTGGCACTGGCCGAATTTGA
- the ribH gene encoding 6,7-dimethyl-8-ribityllumazine synthase, which yields MSNIRTIEGDFTPGKGQYVIVASRFNSFIVEKLIDGAIDTLRRHGVKDSQMTLVWAPGAYELPLLTKQVLANGSYDAVIALGAVIRGGTPHFEFVAGECVKGLSQVGLDANVPVAFGVLTVDTIEQAIERAGTKAGNKGAEAAMGAIEMVSVINKLGA from the coding sequence ATGAGTAATATCCGCACGATTGAGGGCGATTTTACGCCGGGCAAAGGCCAGTACGTTATTGTTGCCTCACGTTTCAACAGTTTTATTGTGGAAAAGCTGATTGACGGTGCTATCGACACGCTGCGCCGCCATGGCGTCAAGGACAGCCAGATGACGTTGGTGTGGGCGCCAGGTGCCTACGAGCTGCCATTGCTGACCAAGCAGGTACTGGCCAACGGTTCCTATGATGCCGTGATTGCGCTCGGCGCGGTTATCCGCGGTGGTACACCGCATTTCGAGTTTGTTGCTGGCGAATGCGTTAAGGGACTGAGTCAGGTCGGCCTTGACGCCAATGTACCGGTGGCCTTTGGTGTACTGACGGTCGATACTATTGAGCAGGCCATCGAACGTGCCGGTACCAAAGCCGGTAACAAAGGCGCAGAAGCAGCCATGGGCGCGATCGAAATGGTCAGCGTCATCAACAAGCTGGGAGCATGA
- the ribBA gene encoding bifunctional 3,4-dihydroxy-2-butanone-4-phosphate synthase/GTP cyclohydrolase II, with protein MKLNTIEELVEDIRQGKMVILMDDEDRENEGDLVIAAEKVRSEDINFMAKNARGLVCLTLTRERCEQLELPLMVSKNNTPYNTNFTVSIEAAAGVTTGISAADRAVTIRAAVARDARPHDIVQPGHIFPIMAQPGGVLRRAGHTEAGCDLARLAGMEPSAAIVEIMNEDGTMARRPDLEVFAEQHGLKIGTIVDLIHYRIANEHTVVRKDSNRISTEHGEFTLHTFEDTISGGTHMAFTMGDFSKDDAVMVRVHIASTLRDVCDVVVPGQTSWSFSRALERIAAEGCGVAVLLSGDDYEEDINESINSVLTAKKIIPRRHRHAGSDVTIGTGSQILRDLGVGKMRLLSYPAKYNALTGFDLEVVEFVEFDVPA; from the coding sequence ATGAAACTCAATACGATTGAAGAGCTGGTCGAAGACATTCGCCAGGGCAAAATGGTCATTCTGATGGATGACGAGGATCGCGAAAATGAGGGCGACCTGGTTATTGCCGCGGAAAAAGTGCGGTCTGAAGACATCAATTTCATGGCCAAGAATGCGCGTGGGTTGGTGTGTCTGACATTGACCCGGGAGCGCTGCGAGCAGCTGGAACTGCCCTTGATGGTGAGTAAGAACAATACGCCATACAACACAAATTTCACGGTGTCGATTGAAGCGGCGGCGGGTGTCACCACGGGTATATCCGCGGCTGATCGTGCCGTTACCATCCGGGCTGCAGTTGCCCGTGATGCCAGACCTCACGATATTGTACAGCCAGGCCACATCTTTCCGATCATGGCACAGCCAGGTGGCGTACTGCGTCGGGCCGGCCACACCGAAGCAGGCTGTGACCTGGCCCGGCTGGCGGGCATGGAGCCGTCGGCAGCGATTGTCGAAATCATGAATGAAGATGGCACCATGGCACGTCGTCCCGATCTGGAAGTGTTTGCTGAGCAGCACGGCCTGAAGATCGGCACCATCGTTGACCTGATTCACTACCGGATCGCCAACGAGCATACGGTCGTGCGCAAGGACAGCAACCGGATCAGCACCGAACACGGTGAATTTACCTTGCACACCTTCGAAGACACCATCTCCGGTGGCACCCACATGGCGTTCACGATGGGCGACTTCAGTAAGGATGATGCGGTCATGGTGCGCGTGCATATAGCCAGCACCTTGCGCGATGTCTGTGATGTGGTGGTGCCCGGGCAGACCAGCTGGTCGTTCAGTCGCGCTCTGGAGCGCATCGCCGCCGAAGGTTGCGGGGTTGCGGTACTGCTGTCCGGAGACGACTACGAAGAAGACATCAATGAGAGTATCAACAGCGTGCTGACCGCCAAGAAAATCATACCGCGGCGACATCGGCACGCGGGCAGTGATGTCACCATTGGCACCGGATCGCAGATCTTGCGGGACCTGGGTGTTGGCAAAATGCGCCTGCTGAGCTATCCGGCGAAATACAATGCACTGACCGGGTTTGACCTGGAAGTGGTGGAGTTTGTTGAGTTTGATGTGCCGGCCTGA
- a CDS encoding riboflavin synthase yields MFTGIIESIGSVDEFKLLGSEWRLKIRCPGLDLSDVQLGDSIAVNGCCLTVTELGNNNFCADVSNESISLTTFQYLKSGAKVNLEKALTPQTRLGGHLVSGHVDGVGELLSQTSDGGSWRLAFRVPDALARYIAQKGSICIDGTSLTVNTVEGASFSVNIIPHTQQATVIHTYRAGQRVNIEVDLIARYLERLILGDRAAQSDKGGSSTQDATGLSKAFLAEHGFGH; encoded by the coding sequence ATGTTTACCGGAATAATTGAATCAATTGGCAGCGTCGACGAGTTTAAACTGCTTGGCAGTGAGTGGCGTCTGAAAATCCGCTGCCCGGGGCTGGACCTGAGCGATGTGCAACTGGGTGACAGCATCGCGGTAAATGGCTGCTGCCTGACTGTTACTGAGCTGGGCAACAATAATTTCTGTGCTGATGTGTCCAATGAGAGCATCAGCCTGACCACGTTTCAGTATTTAAAAAGTGGTGCCAAAGTCAATCTCGAGAAGGCGCTGACGCCGCAGACGCGACTGGGTGGGCACCTGGTCAGTGGTCATGTCGATGGTGTCGGTGAATTGCTGTCGCAAACCAGTGATGGCGGCAGCTGGCGACTGGCATTCAGGGTGCCGGACGCGCTGGCGCGTTACATTGCGCAGAAAGGGTCAATCTGTATCGACGGTACCAGTTTGACGGTAAACACTGTGGAGGGTGCCAGCTTCAGTGTTAACATCATTCCCCATACACAGCAGGCGACCGTGATTCATACCTACCGGGCAGGTCAGCGGGTGAATATCGAGGTGGATTTGATAGCACGCTATCTGGAACGCCTGATACTGGGTGATCGCGCAGCACAGTCAGACAAGGGTGGCAGTTCAACTCAGGATGCGACGGGTCTGAGCAAAGCGTTTCTGGCCGAACACGGGTTTGGTCATTAA
- the ribD gene encoding bifunctional diaminohydroxyphosphoribosylaminopyrimidine deaminase/5-amino-6-(5-phosphoribosylamino)uracil reductase RibD has product MQRAITLAQSVLSAGPNPRVGCIVVRDGEIVGEGFHEKPGEAHAEAIALLAAGERARGATAYVSLEPCAHMGRTPPCSEALIQAGVAEVVYAGVDPNPQVSGQGLQRLREAGVRVRGPVLAEEADALNRGFLKRMRQGLPWVRCKMAMSLDGRTAMASGESKWITGDAARADVQLMRASSCAVVTGVNTILSDNPGLNVRPEQLDEEQAALIGDRQPMRVVLDSSLRTPPDSRLIGLPGEVLFLTGQPHPQQRARYQGSRADIREVALQPGGRLDLRAAMACLAQDYECNEVMLEAGPTLSGAMVQAGLVDEVVIYIGARFLGSDALPLFHLPGINRMQDHIALEITGVRQIADDCCITARLKHLG; this is encoded by the coding sequence ATGCAGCGAGCCATTACGCTGGCGCAGTCCGTGCTCAGTGCCGGCCCCAATCCGCGCGTCGGGTGCATTGTTGTGCGTGACGGCGAAATCGTGGGTGAGGGCTTTCATGAAAAGCCCGGAGAAGCACATGCCGAAGCCATCGCCCTGCTTGCTGCGGGTGAGCGGGCACGCGGCGCAACGGCTTATGTATCGCTGGAACCCTGCGCTCACATGGGTCGAACGCCGCCGTGTTCGGAGGCCCTGATCCAGGCAGGCGTGGCTGAAGTTGTTTATGCCGGCGTTGACCCTAATCCGCAGGTGTCCGGACAGGGCCTGCAGCGACTGCGCGAGGCCGGCGTCCGTGTGCGCGGGCCAGTACTGGCGGAAGAAGCCGATGCGCTGAACCGGGGGTTTCTGAAGCGAATGCGGCAGGGCTTGCCCTGGGTCCGTTGCAAGATGGCAATGAGCCTGGATGGGCGCACGGCCATGGCGTCGGGTGAAAGCAAATGGATAACCGGCGATGCCGCCCGAGCCGATGTGCAATTGATGCGGGCCAGTAGTTGTGCGGTGGTCACCGGCGTCAATACCATACTGAGTGATAACCCGGGCCTGAACGTGCGTCCGGAACAGCTGGATGAGGAGCAGGCGGCGCTGATCGGTGATCGGCAGCCAATGCGCGTGGTACTGGATTCATCGTTACGTACGCCGCCGGACTCAAGACTGATCGGCTTGCCGGGTGAGGTGTTGTTTTTGACGGGGCAGCCGCACCCGCAGCAGCGCGCCCGCTATCAGGGTTCGCGTGCCGACATTCGGGAAGTTGCGTTGCAGCCGGGTGGTCGTCTGGATCTGCGCGCGGCCATGGCCTGTCTGGCGCAGGATTACGAATGCAATGAAGTCATGCTGGAGGCCGGGCCCACATTGAGTGGCGCCATGGTTCAGGCCGGTCTGGTGGATGAAGTTGTGATTTATATTGGTGCCCGGTTCCTTGGCAGTGATGCCTTGCCACTGTTTCATCTGCCTGGCATCAATCGCATGCAGGATCATATAGCGCTGGAAATTACCGGGGTGCGCCAGATTGCCGATGACTGTTGTATTACCGCTCGACTGAAGCATCTAGGTTGA
- the nrdR gene encoding transcriptional regulator NrdR, translating to MHCPFCGALDTKVIDSRLVAEGDQVRRRRECITCTERFTTYESAELVMPRIIKQNGNRESFDEKKLYSGLMKALEKRPVSIEDVESAVNRIKHFLRGTGEREVPSRVLGEQVMRELRQLDEVAFVRFASVYRSFKDLNEFRAEIDRLSNE from the coding sequence ATGCATTGTCCCTTTTGTGGCGCGCTGGATACCAAGGTGATTGATTCGCGGCTGGTTGCTGAAGGCGACCAGGTGCGACGTCGCCGTGAATGCATCACCTGCACGGAGCGCTTCACGACCTATGAAAGCGCCGAACTGGTCATGCCCAGAATAATCAAGCAGAACGGCAACCGGGAGTCTTTTGACGAGAAGAAGCTGTATTCCGGCTTGATGAAGGCACTGGAGAAGCGTCCTGTCAGTATTGAAGACGTGGAGTCGGCGGTGAATCGTATCAAACACTTCCTTCGGGGCACCGGAGAGCGCGAGGTGCCATCGCGCGTGCTGGGTGAACAGGTCATGCGTGAATTACGCCAGCTTGATGAGGTGGCATTTGTCAGGTTTGCATCGGTGTACCGCAGCTTCAAAGATCTGAATGAATTCCGTGCCGAAATTGACCGGCTGTCGAACGAGTAA
- the glyA gene encoding serine hydroxymethyltransferase — MFSTSMTIKDFDPELQAAIEGERQRQEEHIELIASENYTSPRVMEAQGSVLTNKYAEGYPGKRYYGGCEFVDDVETLAIERAKELFGADYANVQPHSGSQANAAVYMALLKPGDTVLGMSLAHGGHLTHGASVSFSGRIYNAVQYGIKDDTGEIDYDQVEALALEHKPKMIVAGFSAYSRVIDWLRFRDIADKVGAYLLVDMAHIAGLVAAGVYPSPVKIADVTTTTTHKTLGGPRGGIIMAKANPEIEKKLNFAVFPESQGGPLMHVIAAKAVCFKEAMTKEFKEYQKQVVRNAQVMAEGFMSRGFEVISGGTDDHLFLLSLVKQEMTGKDADAALGRAYITVNKNAVPNDPRPPFVTSGLRIGSPAVTRRGFGEKEVAELTGWMCDILDDINNDAVIDAVRDKVKALCARFPVYKSA, encoded by the coding sequence ATGTTTAGTACCAGCATGACCATCAAAGACTTTGATCCAGAGTTGCAGGCCGCCATCGAAGGTGAGCGCCAGCGCCAGGAAGAGCATATCGAACTGATTGCCTCAGAAAACTACACCAGCCCGCGTGTCATGGAGGCGCAGGGCAGCGTGCTGACCAACAAGTACGCTGAAGGTTACCCGGGTAAGCGCTACTACGGCGGTTGCGAATTTGTTGATGATGTCGAGACGCTGGCCATTGAACGCGCGAAAGAGCTGTTTGGCGCGGATTATGCGAATGTGCAGCCCCATTCCGGCTCTCAGGCCAATGCTGCGGTCTATATGGCGCTGCTAAAGCCCGGTGATACCGTGCTGGGCATGAGTCTGGCACACGGTGGTCACTTGACGCACGGTGCCAGTGTCAGTTTTTCCGGTCGTATCTATAATGCCGTGCAGTACGGCATCAAGGACGATACCGGTGAGATCGATTACGATCAGGTTGAGGCGCTGGCGCTGGAGCACAAACCCAAAATGATCGTGGCGGGTTTCTCCGCGTATTCACGCGTCATCGACTGGTTGCGTTTCCGTGACATCGCTGACAAGGTCGGTGCCTACCTGCTGGTGGACATGGCGCACATCGCCGGTCTGGTTGCCGCAGGTGTTTACCCCAGCCCGGTCAAAATCGCCGACGTCACCACCACCACCACGCACAAAACCCTGGGTGGGCCACGTGGCGGTATTATCATGGCCAAAGCCAATCCGGAAATTGAGAAGAAACTGAATTTTGCTGTGTTTCCGGAAAGTCAGGGTGGCCCTTTGATGCATGTGATCGCTGCCAAAGCGGTCTGTTTCAAGGAGGCCATGACCAAAGAGTTCAAGGAATATCAGAAGCAGGTGGTGAGAAACGCTCAGGTCATGGCCGAAGGTTTCATGTCTCGTGGTTTTGAAGTGATCTCCGGCGGTACCGATGATCACCTGTTCCTGCTCAGCCTGGTCAAACAGGAAATGACCGGTAAGGATGCCGACGCTGCGCTGGGTCGCGCCTACATTACCGTCAACAAGAATGCGGTGCCCAATGATCCGCGTCCGCCTTTTGTGACCAGCGGCCTGCGTATTGGGTCGCCAGCCGTCACCCGTCGTGGCTTCGGCGAAAAAGAAGTCGCCGAACTGACCGGCTGGATGTGCGATATTCTGGATGACATCAACAACGACGCAGTAATCGATGCGGTGCGTGACAAGGTCAAAGCTTTGTGCGCCCGCTTTCCCGTATACAAAAGCGCTTAA
- a CDS encoding GGDEF domain-containing protein, protein MALQLDIATLALMFITLAMTSFVVMFLIWRINRDMPGVVFWMLATLLNISSALATLLDAQYGWAGGWESILITSTSLTANMLVLEGALRFRGFDSRRRWQCFLILIPVFMLVSWLYRMDPAARGVFHDFPTMAFQLLAAAALVWRTGSREELKANLLAAIASLFIGLTVGWRLLLTLGGSELAGDVTDSTATQWYLFAGANFHVAWIFGLSVACYFRSRLQVMSLAREDSLTELPNRRGIDDKLSQTLAETQRSGEQFALIMLDINDFKQVNDKYGHSAGDNVLTELGRRLRQAVREADFAGRLGGDEFIILARQIETDELLVQMVTRLRQKLNGPMQLDAGNVDIDVSIGTAVSPDDGDNPDTLLGAADSRMYQDKKIQKQST, encoded by the coding sequence ATGGCACTTCAACTTGATATTGCCACCCTGGCATTGATGTTTATCACACTGGCGATGACGTCGTTTGTCGTCATGTTCCTGATCTGGCGCATCAACCGGGATATGCCGGGCGTGGTGTTCTGGATGCTGGCCACGCTGCTCAATATCTCCTCTGCCCTGGCAACATTGCTGGATGCCCAATACGGCTGGGCTGGCGGCTGGGAATCAATTCTGATCACCAGCACCAGCCTGACTGCCAATATGTTGGTGCTGGAAGGCGCACTAAGATTCCGCGGCTTTGACTCCAGACGTCGATGGCAATGTTTCCTGATACTTATTCCGGTGTTTATGCTGGTCAGTTGGCTTTATCGCATGGATCCGGCGGCTCGCGGGGTCTTCCATGACTTTCCGACTATGGCCTTTCAGTTGCTGGCAGCAGCCGCGCTGGTCTGGCGAACTGGTAGCCGCGAGGAGCTTAAGGCCAACCTGCTGGCAGCGATTGCCAGTCTGTTTATCGGGCTGACCGTGGGTTGGCGATTGCTGCTAACACTGGGCGGCAGCGAGCTTGCCGGAGATGTTACTGACTCAACCGCCACACAATGGTACCTGTTTGCTGGCGCAAACTTTCATGTAGCCTGGATTTTTGGTCTGAGTGTGGCCTGCTATTTCCGCTCCAGACTCCAGGTCATGTCGCTTGCTCGCGAAGACTCGCTGACTGAATTGCCCAATCGGCGCGGCATTGACGATAAACTGTCACAAACCCTGGCTGAAACCCAGCGCAGCGGCGAACAGTTCGCGCTGATCATGCTGGACATTAACGATTTTAAGCAGGTAAACGACAAGTACGGTCACAGCGCAGGTGACAACGTGCTCACCGAATTGGGTCGGCGCCTGCGACAGGCAGTGCGGGAAGCTGACTTCGCCGGGCGCCTGGGCGGTGATGAGTTCATCATCCTGGCGCGACAGATCGAAACCGATGAACTACTGGTACAGATGGTGACCCGGTTGCGACAAAAACTGAACGGCCCAATGCAGCTGGATGCTGGCAACGTCGATATCGACGTCAGTATAGGCACCGCCGTATCTCCCGACGATGGCGATAATCCCGACACCTTGTTGGGGGCTGCGGACTCGCGCATGTATCAGGACAAAAAGATACAAAAGCAATCAACTTAA